Proteins encoded in a region of the Sugiyamaella lignohabitans strain CBS 10342 chromosome B, complete sequence genome:
- the RPS15 gene encoding ribosomal 40S subunit protein S15 (Protein component of the small (40S) ribosomal subunit; homologous to mammalian ribosomal protein S15 and bacterial S19; GO_component: GO:0005737 - cytoplasm [Evidence IEA,IEA]; GO_component: GO:0022627 - cytosolic small ribosomal subunit [Evidence NAS] [PMID 9559554]; GO_component: GO:0030529 - ribonucleoprotein complex [Evidence IEA]; GO_component: GO:0005840 - ribosome [Evidence IEA,IEA]; GO_component: GO:0015935 - small ribosomal subunit [Evidence IEA]; GO_function: GO:0003723 - RNA binding [Evidence IEA]; GO_function: GO:0003735 - structural constituent of ribosome [Evidence IEA]; GO_function: GO:0003735 - structural constituent of ribosome [Evidence NAS] [PMID 9559554]; GO_process: GO:0002181 - cytoplasmic translation [Evidence NAS] [PMID 9559554]; GO_process: GO:0006407 - rRNA export from nucleus [Evidence IMP] [PMID 15167894]; GO_process: GO:0006407 - rRNA export from nucleus [Evidence IMP] [PMID 16246728]; GO_process: GO:0042254 - ribosome biogenesis [Evidence IEA]; GO_process: GO:0006412 - translation [Evidence IEA]): MRFVKKLRAAKLAAGPNEKPAVVKTHLRNMLVLPEMIGSVIGVYNGKVFNQVEIKPEMVGHYLGEFSITYRPVAHKRPGAGSTKDSRFIPLK, encoded by the coding sequence ATGAGATTCGTCAAGAAGCTCAGAGCCGCCAAGTTGGCTGCCGGCCCCAATGAGAAGCCCGCTGTCGTCAAGACCCATCTCCGTAACATGCTTGTTCTCCCTGAGATGATCGGATCTGTCATCGGTGTCTACAACGGTAAGGTCTTCAACCAAGTCGAGATCAAGCCCGAGATGGTCGGCCACTACCTCGGTGAGTTCTCCATCACCTACAGACCTGTTGCCCACAAGAGACCCGGTGCTGGTTCTACCAAGGACTCCAGATTTATTCCTTTGAAATAA
- the MTC6 gene encoding Mtc6p (hypothetical protein; mtc6 is synthetically sick with cdc13-1; GO_component: GO:0005575 - cellular_component [Evidence ND]; GO_component: GO:0016021 - integral component of membrane [Evidence IEA]; GO_component: GO:0016020 - membrane [Evidence IEA,IEA]; GO_function: GO:0003674 - molecular_function [Evidence ND]; GO_process: GO:0008150 - biological_process [Evidence ND]) has product MSSFSLDAFWSNTNSQWQLCPQPFPQGVSTSGQIYALDDGIKCQDNVTLDSVYSVIATYIQQTETSAIATNLLTLRLNLNQLNQSIDVENNVRGDYVLSTNISSIFGPRVYTPLDLENDRKNGVVSNIDEGNNFPPLHYFLLSINKRILVLADDSQLIQSISTGMSSTSSSSSTATSISTTGSGKHTGTSSSTTTTTTTTSTPTPSFSQNINGDYQVLFVNSNITFQEEQSLTLTNDLVNTCANNGDQPSQQDLINHINETSMIPFRAVFDTPDFPFTDVTLGIISQCGYTPMLNSSSSLTDPMSNSAQLTPQILVDVVNNSFWSWAPGEPNTNKTNASKPKSITDPVALQCAVITPEGWKVANCYEPFPVMCRGNDSNFDWIATGNKSTYFDAPQSCPKGTNFSVPRTSLENLAARSVLQQEVPAPKPSSDSSDDSNSSPGGSINVPAAWIDFNTIAVDECWVTGGPFSACPYLQIPTTNRNGVALLSIAAVVAFVLLMAMILLNFRRIPLRRNQARWRRLINKFAEQEYEGVPL; this is encoded by the coding sequence ATGAGCTCGTTCTCATTAGACGCTTTTTGGAGTAATACTAATAGTCAATGGCAGTTATGTCCCCAGCCATTTCCTCAAGGTGTATCTACAAGCGGTCAAATATATGCTTTAGATGATGGCATAAAATGTCAAGATAATGTAACTCTCGACTCGGTATATTCTGTCATAGCTACTTATATTCAACAGACAGAAACGAGCGCTATAGCCACCAATTTACTAACGCTAAGGCTCAATTTAAACCAGTTAAATCAAAGTATCGATGTGGAAAATAACGTCCGTGGAGATTATGTGTTATCAACTAATATCTCATCTATTTTTGGGCCCAGAGTGTATACACCACTTGACTTGGAGAATGATAGGAAAAACGGCGTAGTCAGTAATATTGACGAAGGTAATAACTTTCCCCCACTACACTATTTCCTTCTATCCATAAACAAACGAATATTGGTCCTGGCTGATGATAGTCAACTTATACAGTCGATTTCCACGGGCATGTCTAGTACTTCTAGTTCATCCAGTACTGCCACTAGCATATCTACTACTGGTAGTGGGAAACATACAGGAACTAGTAgtagcaccaccactaccacaactactacttccacgCCGACTCCGTCATTTTCACAGAATATTAATGGCGATTATCAGGTGTTATTCGTCAATTCTAACATCACAtttcaagaagagcaaTCACTGACTCTTACCAACGACCTGGTCAACACATGCGCTAATAATGGCGACCAACCATCTCAACAAGATCTAATTAACCATATAAACGAGACATCGATGATCCCTTTTCGAGCAGTCTTTGACACACCCGACTTCCCCTTCACAGACGTGACCCTCGGCATCATTTCACAATGTGGCTATACACCCATGCtaaacagcagcagcagcttgacCGATCCCATGTCCAACTCAGCCCAGTTGACACCACAGATTCTTGTAGACGTCGTAAACAATTCATTCTGGAGTTGGGCACCTGGAGAACCTAATACCAACAAAACAAATgcatcaaaaccaaaatcaattaCCGACCCTGTGGCATTACAATGTGCTGTGATCACCCCAGAAGGGTGGAAAGTAGCCAATTGCTACGAGCCATTCCCTGTAATGTGCCGAGGGAATGATTCCAACTTCGACTGGATTGCCACTGGCAACAAATCGACCTATTTCGACGCTCCTCAAAGCTGTCCAAAAGGCACCAACTTCTCTGTACCTAGAACTTCTTTAGAGAACCTGGCAGCGAGATCTGTGCTACAGCAGGAAGTTCCTGCTCCAAAACCAAGCTCCGATTCCTCAGACGATTCGAACAGCAGTCCTGGAGGTAGTATCAACGTGCCGGCCGCCTGGATCGACTTCAACACTATTGCCGTCGACGAATGCTGGGTCACTGGCGGGCCCTTCTCAGCATGCCCATACTTACAGATTCCCACCACCAACCGTAACGGTGTGGCACTTCTCTCCATTGCAGCAGTCGTCGCTTTTGTGCTTCTGATGGCCATGATCCTCCTAAACTTCCGCCGGATCCCGCTCCGTCGCAACCAGGCCCGCTGGCGCCGGCTCATCAATAAGTTCGCCGAACAGGAGTACGAGGGTGTACCTCTATAG